One segment of candidate division WOR-3 bacterium DNA contains the following:
- the pgsW gene encoding poly-gamma-glutamate system protein, translated as MRRRQGKVNRWVITVLAVIALLFFFVESGSVHSVRSRLYEEKVNAARVSARAFEIMRNYRQTNIDLPIDSVNDPNGTGLIGLQFSKVTYGRSDLSDALTTTNPNFSAALIEMLYRAGIRSGDTVAVNWDGTYPALNIQILAVAKTLGVFPLIVSAQSSGMWGANYPGFTWLEIEKVLSDSGLWNFRSALATLGGEADDGRGISPEGRELLLNIAESLKVPIFIAESIAEGVAKRMELFSRCKALVAVGLPVTNSGDPLLRLPSRIFTDRHTRAGNGLIAQFLNSRRPVIHIAKPSRVALDYRLPVAPIPLPAIGKGRLYYERRYSVPLAITFSLIIIILLFLVVRYDIEYYFGVRSQEEGNAV; from the coding sequence ATGAGGCGGAGACAGGGAAAGGTAAACCGCTGGGTTATCACCGTGCTCGCAGTAATTGCACTTTTATTTTTCTTTGTTGAGTCAGGTTCGGTGCATTCTGTTCGGAGCCGGCTTTATGAGGAAAAGGTTAATGCCGCGAGGGTCTCGGCAAGGGCTTTTGAAATCATGCGCAATTACCGGCAGACAAATATTGATTTGCCGATTGACAGTGTCAATGACCCGAACGGTACCGGATTGATAGGGCTGCAGTTTTCGAAGGTTACCTACGGCAGGAGCGATTTGAGCGATGCGCTGACAACAACCAATCCCAATTTCAGTGCCGCTTTGATTGAGATGCTCTATCGGGCAGGGATTCGTTCAGGTGATACGGTTGCGGTAAACTGGGATGGCACCTATCCAGCGTTAAATATTCAGATTCTCGCAGTGGCGAAAACCCTCGGGGTTTTTCCTTTAATTGTTAGCGCGCAAAGTTCCGGAATGTGGGGGGCAAACTATCCAGGATTCACCTGGCTTGAGATTGAAAAGGTTCTATCCGATTCCGGACTGTGGAACTTTCGTTCTGCGCTCGCAACCCTGGGTGGTGAGGCTGATGATGGCAGGGGGATATCACCAGAAGGCAGGGAACTGCTTTTGAACATTGCCGAATCGTTAAAGGTGCCGATTTTCATTGCGGAATCCATTGCCGAGGGGGTGGCAAAGAGAATGGAGCTGTTTTCAAGGTGCAAGGCTTTGGTTGCGGTTGGTCTGCCTGTTACCAACTCTGGTGACCCTTTATTACGCCTGCCTTCAAGAATCTTTACCGACCGGCATACCCGTGCTGGCAACGGTCTGATTGCCCAGTTTCTCAATAGCCGTCGTCCGGTGATTCATATTGCCAAGCCCAGCCGGGTTGCGCTTGACTATCGCCTGCCGGTTGCACCCATACCCTTGCCAGCAATTGGTAAAGGCAGGCTTTATTATGAACGGCGCTACTCGGTGCCGCTGGCGATAACATTTTCGCTAATCATAATCATCCTGCTTTTTCTCGTTGTTCGTTATGACATCGAGTACTATTTCGGGGTGAGGTCACAGGAGGAGGGAAATGCGGTATAG
- the pgsC gene encoding poly-gamma-glutamate biosynthesis protein PgsC → MIIETIGLGMLISFFLTETIGLAAGGIVVPGYIALTLNEPVRVVATILVALITYLIIKGLSRFIIVFGRRMLLLGIIVGYLLGYVTKIAPSVSLNSVRWDLSVIGYVIPGLAAYWMARQGVVETLATMMIAAVLTRLLIICISGGAF, encoded by the coding sequence GTGATAATTGAGACGATTGGTCTGGGGATGCTGATTTCCTTTTTCCTGACCGAGACAATCGGTCTCGCAGCCGGTGGCATAGTTGTGCCTGGTTATATTGCCCTGACATTGAATGAGCCGGTGCGGGTCGTCGCCACCATCTTAGTGGCATTAATCACCTATCTGATTATCAAGGGTCTATCACGGTTTATCATTGTGTTTGGCAGAAGGATGCTTCTTTTGGGAATAATCGTTGGTTACCTGCTTGGTTATGTTACCAAGATTGCACCGAGTGTTAGTCTGAACTCGGTGAGATGGGATTTGAGCGTTATCGGTTATGTTATCCCTGGTCTTGCGGCCTACTGGATGGCAAGGCAGGGTGTTGTGGAGACGCTTGCCACGATGATGATTGCCGCGGTTCTTACCCGGCTTCTGATAATCTGCATCTCCGGGGGTGCGTTCTGA
- the pgsB gene encoding poly-gamma-glutamate synthase PgsB → MFLILFVLLLFIGYGFAEYQLHLRNLRQIPIRIQVNGTRGKSSVTRLIAAGLRAGGFRVVAKVTGTKPRFIVGDNEEYPIRRLGKANIIEELRIVRLARRHNANALVVECMALVPEYQFIENRMLIKPTHSVITNVRADHLDVMGPTVMDVARALSNTIPQKGSFFTAERGEPLKVLKERIRPDVNMTVTDPQTVGDEEMKGFGYIEHKENVALALAVCESLGVERRTALEGMQRSLPDSGVMRIYQIRDRGKLLEVVNTLAANDPDSIGILWEMVKGRCENRIVLVNCRRDRADRSRQLAELVFNWDKDWIVVTGGLTRAFIQRALQLGEKRDRILDLGEEIEPAVVYEQVYKLSKERQLVFATGNTVGYGERLIGYFAGKGVKG, encoded by the coding sequence ATGTTTTTAATTCTCTTTGTCCTCTTGCTTTTTATCGGCTACGGGTTTGCCGAATACCAGTTGCACCTGCGCAATCTGAGGCAGATTCCGATTCGCATCCAGGTGAACGGCACAAGGGGGAAGTCATCGGTGACAAGGCTGATTGCTGCTGGTCTGCGTGCAGGTGGGTTTCGGGTTGTTGCCAAGGTTACCGGAACAAAGCCAAGGTTCATTGTCGGGGATAATGAGGAGTATCCAATAAGGAGGCTGGGAAAGGCAAATATCATTGAGGAGTTGCGGATTGTCCGGCTGGCAAGAAGACATAACGCCAATGCCCTTGTTGTTGAGTGTATGGCTTTGGTCCCTGAATACCAGTTTATTGAAAACAGGATGCTCATCAAACCCACCCATAGTGTTATCACCAATGTCAGGGCAGACCACCTTGATGTGATGGGTCCAACAGTGATGGATGTTGCCCGGGCGTTAAGCAATACCATTCCCCAGAAGGGCAGTTTTTTTACCGCAGAGAGGGGCGAGCCTTTAAAGGTTTTAAAAGAGAGAATAAGACCAGATGTAAATATGACCGTTACTGACCCGCAAACAGTGGGTGATGAGGAGATGAAGGGCTTTGGTTATATTGAGCATAAGGAGAATGTTGCCCTGGCACTGGCGGTGTGTGAAAGCCTGGGTGTGGAGCGCAGGACCGCGCTTGAAGGGATGCAGCGGAGTCTGCCTGATTCTGGGGTGATGCGCATCTATCAAATTCGCGACCGGGGGAAACTGCTGGAGGTGGTCAACACCCTTGCTGCCAATGACCCGGACTCAATTGGCATACTCTGGGAGATGGTGAAAGGGCGCTGCGAGAATAGAATTGTTTTAGTGAATTGCCGGCGTGACCGTGCTGACCGTTCCCGGCAATTGGCAGAACTTGTATTTAATTGGGACAAGGACTGGATAGTGGTAACCGGCGGTCTGACGCGCGCCTTTATTCAGCGGGCATTGCAGTTGGGCGAAAAAAGGGATAGGATTCTTGACCTGGGTGAGGAGATTGAGCCGGCAGTTGTTTATGAACAGGTGTATAAACTGAGTAAAGAAAGGCAATTGGTTTTTGCCACAGGCAATACCGTTGGCTATGGGGAACGGTTGATTGGCTACTTTGCTGGAAAGGGGGTCAAAGGGTGA
- a CDS encoding Zn-ribbon domain-containing OB-fold protein, with product MALKERLEKTKEIKVWFGELPVESLYTAGIAGERFLRTLKDKGEFTGTKCERCGIVYVPGRIFCERCLARLEEWVKVGSSGVLESWTVLHQGLDGKGLEKPITVGMVRLDGASTVIIHLLDNLDGKALKIGMRVKAVLKPKNKRTGAITDILYFQPE from the coding sequence ATGGCACTAAAGGAAAGATTGGAAAAAACCAAGGAGATAAAGGTCTGGTTTGGGGAACTGCCTGTTGAAAGCCTTTATACCGCGGGTATTGCGGGCGAAAGGTTCTTGAGAACGCTTAAGGATAAGGGCGAGTTTACAGGGACCAAGTGTGAGCGCTGCGGAATTGTGTATGTTCCGGGACGAATCTTTTGTGAACGGTGCCTGGCACGGCTTGAGGAGTGGGTGAAGGTTGGGTCAAGCGGTGTGTTGGAGTCCTGGACAGTGTTACATCAGGGACTGGATGGCAAGGGTTTGGAAAAGCCGATAACAGTGGGAATGGTAAGGCTTGATGGCGCCTCAACAGTAATCATTCATCTCCTTGATAACTTAGATGGCAAGGCGCTGAAGATTGGGATGCGGGTTAAGGCGGTTTTAAAGCCCAAAAACAAAAGGACAGGCGCAATAACAGACATACTTTATTTTCAGCCGGAATAG
- a CDS encoding Zn-ribbon domain-containing OB-fold protein translates to MKANKEFKKLPQFEGTGLQEDDIKKGKVLFTRWNADAKYAWDAGVAIGRYLSGLKEGVIWGVRCGKCGRVMVPPRMVCEWCFRNIDEWVRLKDTGTVNTFSLCYVTWDVKRIKEPQIPAVIEIDGASPGMGIMHLLGDVAPEKVRVGMRVKAVWKPLAEREGAITDIRYWKPL, encoded by the coding sequence ATGAAAGCAAACAAAGAGTTTAAAAAATTGCCGCAATTTGAAGGGACGGGTCTGCAAGAGGATGATATTAAAAAGGGTAAGGTCCTTTTCACCCGCTGGAATGCTGACGCCAAGTACGCCTGGGATGCCGGGGTGGCAATCGGCAGGTATCTGTCAGGTTTGAAAGAGGGCGTGATATGGGGTGTGCGGTGCGGGAAATGTGGGAGGGTAATGGTGCCTCCAAGGATGGTTTGTGAGTGGTGCTTTCGCAATATTGATGAGTGGGTGAGACTGAAGGATACTGGCACGGTAAATACATTTTCGCTCTGCTATGTCACCTGGGATGTGAAGCGGATCAAGGAGCCCCAGATACCAGCGGTGATTGAGATTGATGGCGCATCACCGGGAATGGGGATAATGCATCTTTTGGGCGATGTTGCCCCGGAAAAGGTTCGGGTTGGGATGAGGGTAAAGGCGGTATGGAAGCCCTTAGCAGAGCGGGAAGGGGCAATTACCGATATCCGGTACTGGAAGCCACTATAA
- a CDS encoding thiolase domain-containing protein encodes MGRRVAVVSVGMTKFVRRAQETGKELAFYAARQALENCGMTLDQIDGVVLGTAPDTFDGVHMKGEYLADGAGAFGKPYMRCYVGGGTGVFSVIHGWYHIASGVFNTCLVVCEEKMSSFQPHPQGAFLTIFDHTTERPLKPNLLWIFALEMNRYMTTYGLRKEDIALVAVKNKNNAIDHPCAQIAAPVTVEDILKSEVLAWPVQRLDVSPVSDGAVAVILAEESIARRITDKPVWIEGVGWALDTAYWTNRDLCYPRYVEEAARMAYRMAGITDPRHQIHVAEPYDPFDYKELHHLEGLMLCGRGEAPQLTVDGVTRRDGELPVCPSGGLLGVGNPIAAAGLMKVAELFWQLRGEAGKRQIARKAKRGVAQAWGDLMQVGTVVVLGI; translated from the coding sequence ATGGGACGAAGAGTAGCGGTTGTCAGTGTAGGTATGACGAAGTTTGTGCGCCGGGCACAGGAGACCGGGAAGGAGCTTGCCTTTTATGCCGCAAGACAGGCGCTTGAGAATTGCGGCATGACCCTTGACCAGATTGACGGCGTGGTGTTAGGCACCGCTCCGGATACCTTTGACGGTGTCCATATGAAAGGGGAGTATCTTGCTGATGGTGCCGGTGCCTTTGGAAAACCCTATATGCGCTGTTATGTGGGTGGGGGCACAGGCGTTTTTTCGGTAATCCACGGTTGGTATCACATCGCCTCTGGGGTTTTCAACACCTGTCTGGTGGTGTGTGAGGAGAAGATGTCCTCGTTTCAACCCCATCCTCAGGGTGCCTTTCTCACCATCTTTGACCATACCACTGAGCGCCCTTTAAAACCCAATCTCCTGTGGATATTTGCCTTGGAGATGAACCGCTATATGACCACCTATGGGCTTCGCAAGGAGGATATCGCACTGGTGGCGGTGAAGAATAAAAACAACGCCATTGACCATCCCTGTGCCCAGATTGCTGCACCGGTAACGGTTGAGGACATCTTGAAATCAGAGGTGCTCGCTTGGCCGGTTCAGCGGCTGGATGTCAGTCCCGTTTCTGATGGCGCGGTCGCGGTTATTTTGGCTGAGGAGAGTATCGCCAGAAGGATTACCGATAAGCCAGTGTGGATTGAGGGTGTGGGTTGGGCATTGGATACCGCTTACTGGACAAATCGGGATCTGTGTTATCCGCGCTATGTTGAAGAGGCGGCGAGAATGGCTTACAGAATGGCAGGGATTACCGACCCCAGACACCAGATTCATGTGGCTGAGCCATATGACCCGTTTGATTATAAGGAGTTGCACCATCTTGAGGGGTTGATGCTCTGCGGTCGTGGTGAGGCGCCACAACTGACAGTTGATGGTGTTACTCGCCGGGATGGGGAGCTGCCGGTTTGCCCCTCAGGTGGGCTCTTGGGTGTTGGCAATCCTATTGCAGCAGCCGGTTTGATGAAGGTTGCTGAACTTTTCTGGCAACTCCGCGGTGAGGCGGGAAAGAGGCAGATTGCCCGTAAGGCAAAACGCGGGGTTGCCCAGGCATGGGGGGATTTGATGCAGGTAGGGACAGTGGTAGTCCTGGGAATATAG
- a CDS encoding acetyl-CoA acetyltransferase produces the protein MKSKVAVVGIGATQFRSISPDVSYKELMYEAAVRAYEDAGIDPRRDVDTFVTCAEDYVEGTSIFDEYVPDQLGAALKQMHTIPGDGLHGVAACWLQIMTGEFDVAVVEAHVKASNILTPDGIAACAQDPVFNRPLGLNTHFIAGLEMNRFLFRYGLTSEHCHRVVRKNRGNALNNQFAGRGAKITDVDFQKAKMISTPLTELDVAQPVDGAIVAVLASEKRAAAMRNKPIWITGMGWCNGSAGLESRDWDIPEYVTKAAEMAYNLAGINTPAKEIDFAEVDDTYSYKELQHLLTLRLVSTNEIGSWVESGKGEINGVLPVNSSGGALGMGYLYEANGLARLFWAVLQLRGQAGKNQLPNVRTALIQSWRGVPTASAAVGVLSI, from the coding sequence ATGAAATCGAAGGTAGCGGTTGTCGGTATCGGAGCAACCCAGTTTCGCTCAATTTCTCCTGATGTCTCATACAAAGAATTGATGTATGAGGCAGCGGTAAGGGCTTACGAAGATGCAGGAATCGACCCGCGCCGGGATGTGGATACATTTGTTACCTGTGCCGAAGATTATGTTGAGGGCACAAGTATTTTCGATGAGTATGTTCCTGACCAACTTGGTGCCGCACTGAAACAGATGCACACAATTCCCGGTGACGGGCTCCATGGTGTCGCCGCCTGTTGGTTGCAGATAATGACGGGTGAATTTGATGTGGCGGTAGTGGAAGCCCATGTGAAGGCATCCAATATCTTGACACCGGATGGCATCGCCGCCTGCGCCCAGGACCCGGTATTTAACCGCCCCTTGGGGCTTAACACCCATTTTATCGCTGGGCTGGAGATGAATCGGTTCTTGTTCCGATACGGTCTGACATCCGAACACTGTCACAGGGTTGTAAGAAAGAACCGTGGCAATGCCCTGAATAATCAGTTTGCTGGGCGGGGGGCAAAGATAACCGATGTTGATTTCCAAAAGGCAAAGATGATTTCAACACCATTAACCGAACTTGATGTCGCACAACCGGTTGATGGCGCAATTGTTGCTGTCCTCGCTTCGGAGAAACGGGCAGCGGCAATGAGAAATAAGCCGATTTGGATAACCGGTATGGGCTGGTGCAACGGTTCTGCCGGTCTGGAGTCACGCGATTGGGATATCCCGGAATATGTAACTAAGGCGGCGGAAATGGCTTATAATTTAGCCGGCATAAATACCCCTGCAAAGGAGATAGATTTTGCTGAGGTTGACGATACCTATTCCTATAAGGAGTTGCAGCATCTTCTGACACTGCGTCTTGTTTCCACTAACGAAATCGGTTCCTGGGTTGAATCAGGTAAGGGCGAAATAAACGGGGTGTTGCCGGTTAACTCTTCTGGTGGTGCCTTGGGTATGGGTTATTTATATGAGGCGAATGGGCTTGCCCGTTTGTTCTGGGCGGTTTTGCAGTTAAGGGGGCAGGCGGGCAAAAATCAGTTGCCCAATGTCAGAACCGCATTAATCCAAAGTTGGCGAGGTGTTCCCACAGCAAGCGCTGCGGTGGGAGTTTTGTCCATTTAA
- a CDS encoding pyruvate kinase alpha/beta domain-containing protein has translation MRTNISKFQSLWLPRAGSLNTSTTLRLALECTQQLKITHIVIASTTGSTALKLSRLAQNAFKIICVTHQSGFAQPGKSELSPSIERKLTTSGVVVLRTTHLFGGVDRAIRRQFGGLGPPEIIANTYRTFGEGTKVAVEIAVMALDAGLVPYGKDIISIAGSSRGADTALVIRPAHSHQFFDTRIRQIICKPWSF, from the coding sequence ATGCGAACAAATATATCCAAATTTCAATCATTATGGCTTCCCCGTGCAGGAAGCCTTAACACCTCAACCACTCTCCGTTTGGCGCTCGAGTGTACCCAGCAACTTAAAATCACACATATCGTCATCGCCTCAACCACAGGCTCAACCGCATTAAAACTCAGCCGCCTTGCCCAGAATGCCTTTAAAATCATCTGCGTAACTCATCAGAGCGGCTTTGCCCAGCCTGGTAAATCTGAACTCTCTCCTTCTATCGAAAGAAAACTTACCACCAGCGGTGTCGTAGTCTTACGCACCACCCATCTCTTTGGTGGGGTTGACCGCGCCATCAGGCGCCAGTTTGGCGGTCTTGGTCCACCAGAAATCATCGCCAACACCTATCGCACATTCGGTGAAGGGACAAAGGTGGCGGTGGAAATAGCGGTAATGGCGCTTGATGCCGGTCTTGTGCCCTATGGCAAGGACATTATCAGCATCGCCGGCTCAAGTAGAGGTGCTGACACCGCGCTGGTGATTCGTCCTGCCCATTCCCATCAATTCTTTGACACCCGTATCAGGCAGATTATCTGCAAACCCTGGTCTTTTTAG
- a CDS encoding HIT family protein → MTECPFCQIVAGRAPCRKVYEDELTLAFLDLYPISRGHCLVIPKRHIQWFTDIEPQDNLAGPFLRTCYTVARKIKHAFECEYITMLLRGTRVPHVHMLLIPTIKGEENLLDKTLNLHHFCQVRLKPQFSEKELDEIAERIKNARV, encoded by the coding sequence ATGACAGAATGCCCATTCTGCCAAATCGTTGCAGGCAGGGCACCCTGCCGCAAGGTTTACGAAGATGAACTCACCCTTGCCTTTTTAGACCTCTACCCCATCTCCCGCGGACACTGCCTCGTAATACCCAAAAGACACATCCAGTGGTTTACGGACATTGAGCCGCAGGACAACCTTGCGGGTCCATTTCTGCGCACCTGCTACACCGTTGCCCGGAAAATAAAACATGCCTTTGAGTGCGAATACATCACAATGCTCTTACGCGGCACGAGGGTTCCCCATGTGCATATGCTCCTCATTCCGACGATTAAAGGCGAGGAAAACCTCCTTGACAAAACCCTTAACCTTCACCACTTCTGTCAGGTACGGCTGAAGCCACAATTTTCTGAAAAGGAACTGGATGAGATTGCCGAGCGCATAAAAAACGCACGGGTATAA